In the genome of Meles meles chromosome 4, mMelMel3.1 paternal haplotype, whole genome shotgun sequence, one region contains:
- the LOC123940588 gene encoding caspase-14-like, translating into MERGLESCPRLESNGLRAPPITAAVDLQSRVQETLDLLSPQELSNFRIFLKSVDEEPRVTPLRLELAGNSKERLAGLLVQHYCEPASASRVLVKVLQQLRRADLLRRWQGAGAAEDREIPRKILKRSYDCVDGELDCYDLRGKRKAFVMCVEKNRPGAHRDICLMEEWLGQCRFEHTQCIDPNKMELIEKIRSFRDGLNESKDDVGCCLVTLMSHGEKGFIKMEDGEKVSLEDIFEMFNNKNCPALQEKPKIFIIQACRGEKRDSGVETDDEPMESDDVAEKRRLPTFSDYFIIYPTQADHVALRHPRTGSVMIEAMSAVFKQYGNKWHIADFFTKVNNRVVHTEFHLHEEPIKVSLVMESTLTRFVYF; encoded by the exons ATGGAGAGAGGCCTGGAGAGCTGCCCGCGCTTGGAGTCCAACGGCCTCCGGGCGCCTCCGATCACAGCGGCCGTGGACCTGCAGAGCCGCGTGCAGGAGACCCTGGACCTGCTGTCCCCGCAGGAGCTGAGCAACTTCCGCATCTTCCTCAAGTCTGTGGACGAGGAGCCGCGCGTGACCCCCTTGCGGCTGGAGCTGGCGGGCAACAGCAAGGAAAGGCTGGCGGGTCTCCTAGTGCAGCACTACTGCGAGCCCGCCTCCGCCTCGCGCGTCCTCGTCAAGGTGCTGCAGCAGCTACGCCGCGCGGACCTGCTCCGCCGCTGGCagggcgccggggccgccgaggACCGGG AGATTCCAAGAAAGATTCTAAAGAGAAGCTATGATTGTGTGGATGGCGAACTG GACTGTTATGACTTGAGAGGCAAGCGGAAGGCTTTCGTCATGTGCGTGGAAAAGAACAGACCTGGGGCTCACCGGGACATCTGTCTAATGGAGGAGTGGCTTGGCCAGTGCCGGTTTGAGCATACACAGTGCATCGATCCTAACAAAATg GAGTTAATTGAGAAAATAAGATCATTTCGTGATGGACTCAATGAAAGTAAAGATGATGTTGGCTGTTGCCTTGTTACCCTTATGTCCCACGGAGAGAAAGGCTTTATTAAAATGGAAGATGGTGAAAAAGTCAGCCTGGAGgacatttttgaaatgtttaataataaaaattgccCAGCACTGCAGGAGAAACCAAAGATCTTTATCATCCAGGCCTGCAGAGGAG agaaaagagacagTGGTGTCGAGACAGATGATGAACCCATGGAGTCTGATGACGTAGCTGAGAAGAGGAGGCTGCCCACGTTCAGTGATTATTTCATCATCTATCCCACCCAGGCAG ATCATGTTGCTTTACGGCACCCTCGCACTGGCTCTGTGATGATTGAAGCAATGTCCGCAGTCTTTAAACAGTATGGAAATAAGTGGCATATCGCCGACTTCTTCACCAAA GTGAATAATAGAGTGGTGCACACTGAATTTCATCTACATGAGGAACCAATTAAAGTATCACTCGTCATGGAATCAACTTTAACTAGATTTGTGTACTTCTGA